GGCACTTGTAGCTTCGGCAATAAAAAAAATGACAAAATGGACTTAGCTAAGATAATCTTACAAATATCTGAGTGTGGTAAGCATGTATCTAACACTCTACTCAGTACGGCACATTACTTGTCCATTTTTACCTCCCTGAACTTGTAACAATACCTTCTTTATAAATTCCTGAACCTCGTTTAAAAGCAGTGACATCTGTCTCTTCATTCATACCTAAAACTTTGCCAGCATCCAAAGAAATTGAATTATTACATGGGACTTCTTTCACCTTCCCTGCAAAACATATAAAGATATTACAATTATTGATAGTGCTGTTGTAAGTACAAATATCCACAAGGCAGAGTGGCAGGGGTACCATTTATCTGCCCAAGGTCTTCATTTTTTGGTACTTTGTCCAGTTCAATGGATGAATCAAGAAAAGGAGCAACAGATTGTGTCTCGCAAGTAGGAATTGCCATCAGTTGTGCAATAAAGTTCCTAGCGTCCATATTGTACGTATTAACGCAGTCCTCCACCTTATTGATTTTGGCGTTAATCCTCAGATACTTAACACTGTCTGGATTTAAATCATTTGCATACACTAGGCATCCTTTCTTTGCTGCTGGAATAACGAATGGACCAATACCAGCAAACATGTCACAAATGGTTTCCCCTGCTTGAAACTGCGAAACCAACCTTATATGTTCATGCTCCAACCTTGAATTCCAATAGACTAAGCCATAATCAAGCTTGAAAGTTGCACCAAACTGCTTTACTTCTGTAGTCAGGTCAGCTTTCCCAGCTAAAACTTCAAATTTCGGTACACGAAACTCATTACTTATACATCCAACTTTATTAACAACCGTCTGAATTCTGGGATAATTTTTCTGAGGATATAATAACAAGGAAATGAAATATTAGAAAATGCAAGTGAGGGATGTCTATAAGCATGTCTATAAGCAATATTTAAATTTTGAAGTACAAGATAACTTAAACAACTCGACACACACATGCACACGTGCACAACCAACCCATTCTTAAAAACCTTTTTTCTTTGTACGTTATCATTAGTTTGGGAATTCTGAACTTTTTAAGTCGGAAACCCGAAAGTTATATCTCTTAATAAAAAGGAACATGTTAACTTTAAAACTTAAGATGTTTTAGGAGTTTTGACAACCTTGTAACACCAAAAGGTCATAAATTAACACTATAGAACCAATTATCTATGGAAGATATATATTGGCGATATAAAATTCAAACTTTACACCCCCTTTCAAAAGACGCGCCATTACGAAACTATATTGGATATCGGATTTAAGATGTTGTCGTTTCCATTATACAGAACAAAATGTGAAATTTACTGTGTAATCAGTATTGGTGGGGGCAGTCAGGCAGATGAGTGGGTATACTGAATGCAATTTGTGGGAGAAAAACCAGATGCGTGTGTTAATCATATCTAAGCAAATTAGAATAGAGGCATATAACTAGAAATTTAGGAATGCCCCTCTATCTTATATGCAACAGATTAAGGAGGCAAGCCATTGGACTGCAGAgagatactccctccgtcccttccaattgtttacatttctgagtaagtgtccggcacgcataaaaagtatagttatgtaacttatttttacaattttctttttctgaataaaagttgaatgttttaatttttattcagaaaaacaaaattgtaaaaaaaattacagaactatactttatatacaccttaaaatgcgtgtcaggcacctctaaaaaatgtaaacaattgaaagagacggagggagtattatttaCTACAAATAACCTCCAAATGGTAGCTAAAGGTAAAAAAATGGAAACAAGAAGATAGAGTGGTGGATTCACACTGAATAAGTAGAGAAACAATAAGTAACTGGACAGATGTACCTAACACCAATCATCATGGACCACTTACGAAGAGTGACATAAAACTAGAGATGGTATTAGGCGAATTTGTGTAGGAACAGTACAGGATAGTAAAACTTACATCATATATAACCTTCGCAATAAGATCCTTGTAAGGAAGTAGTTCATTTTTTATGTTCACGTGGGCAACGTGACCTGTATAAGAAAATGCGTGTTCTTTCCATCAAAATCATAGGTTAAAGATGAATTATCCTGCCCAAAATAGATAGGCATAGtggaaaataatataatatattatccAAAGAAAACTTATGCTGTTAAACTTCATGAGGAGGAATACAGCAACTAAAGCAGAAACGCTCAAATAACAGAAAATATTTAATACTTAACTACAGTTTCGAATGATGAAGGTGCTTCGATCCCAGGAGGAAGAATCTGCTTCAACACATGATCTATTGTGCAATATTAACCATTAAGGTGGTTAGTAACTGATCAAAATAAAGGGCTATACATTCCTGGACTGATTTACAGAATCAGTATAGTAGCAAAACAGTATATTTAATTAATGCAAATATCTAAGATTTTAAAGAGAGTG
The sequence above is drawn from the Apium graveolens cultivar Ventura chromosome 2, ASM990537v1, whole genome shotgun sequence genome and encodes:
- the LOC141707798 gene encoding tRNA (guanine(37)-N(1))-methyltransferase 2-like isoform X1, giving the protein MLLDEMNSIQVQLKLFAIRFPRGLCNPASLLLDGYLLDRPRIKAITKDPTNDKSRYIILSEKVQNPDLSDIPSEKIDELKKLSKVEVVPYSVTLGYSCLGADHVLKQILPPGIEAPSSFETVGHVAHVNIKNELLPYKDLIAKVIYDKNYPRIQTVVNKVGCISNEFRVPKFEVLAGKADLTTEVKQFGATFKLDYGLVYWNSRLEHEHIRLVSQFQAGETICDMFAGIGPFVIPAAKKGCLVYANDLNPDSVKYLRINAKINKVEDCVNTYNMDARNFIAQLMAIPTCETQSVAPFLDSSIELDKVPKNEDLGQINGKVKEVPCNNSISLDAGKVLGMNEETDVTAFKRGSGIYKEATSADNVGPSLKTSKGQNLQIKASVSVNTKPWEHVDHVIMNLPASALQFIDSFKGLIRRKFWKGSLPWIHCYCFMRSTETRESILSEAEAALKAKIQDPVFHLVRNVAPYKDMFCLSFKLPEEACIKEDDGDSNSVLFYR
- the LOC141707798 gene encoding tRNA (guanine(37)-N(1))-methyltransferase 2-like isoform X5; protein product: MLGCRSCVEADSSSWDRSTFIIRNCSHVAHVNIKNELLPYKDLIAKVIYDKNYPRIQTVVNKVGCISNEFRVPKFEVLAGKADLTTEVKQFGATFKLDYGLVYWNSRLEHEHIRLVSQFQAGETICDMFAGIGPFVIPAAKKGCLVYANDLNPDSVKYLRINAKINKVEDCVNTYNMDARNFIAQLMAIPTCETQSVAPFLDSSIELDKVPKNEDLGQINGKVKEVPCNNSISLDAGKVLGMNEETDVTAFKRGSGIYKEATSADNVGPSLKTSKGQNLQIKASVSVNTKPWEHVDHVIMNLPASALQFIDSFKGLIRRKFWKGSLPWIHCYCFMRSTETRESILSEAEAALKAKIQDPVFHLVRNVAPYKDMFCLSFKLPEEACIKEDDGDSNSVLFYR
- the LOC141707798 gene encoding tRNA (guanine(37)-N(1))-methyltransferase 2-like isoform X6, whose product is MRDHVLKQILPPGIEAPSSFETVGHVAHVNIKNELLPYKDLIAKVIYDKNYPRIQTVVNKVGCISNEFRVPKFEVLAGKADLTTEVKQFGATFKLDYGLVYWNSRLEHEHIRLVSQFQAGETICDMFAGIGPFVIPAAKKGCLVYANDLNPDSVKYLRINAKINKVEDCVNTYNMDARNFIAQLMAIPTCETQSVAPFLDSSIELDKVPKNEDLGQINGKVKEVPCNNSISLDAGKVLGMNEETDVTAFKRGSGIYKEATSADNVGPSLKTSKGQNLQIKASVSVNTKPWEHVDHVIMNLPASALQFIDSFKGLIRRKFWKGSLPWIHCYCFMRSTETRESILSEAEAALKAKIQDPVFHLVRNVAPYKDMFCLSFKLPEEACIKEDDGDSNSVLFYR
- the LOC141707798 gene encoding tRNA (guanine(37)-N(1))-methyltransferase 2-like isoform X2, coding for MLLDEMNSIQVQLKLFAIRFPRGLCNPASLLLDGYLLDRPRIKAITKDPTNDKSRYIILSEKVQNPDLSDIPSEKIDELKKLSKVEVVPYSVTLGYSCLGADHVLKQILPPGIEAPSSFETVGHVAHVNIKNELLPYKDLIAKVIYDKNYPRIQTVVNKVGCISNEFRVPKFEVLAGKADLTTEVKQFGATFKLDYGLVYWNSRLEHEHIRLVSQFQAGETICDMFAGIGPFVIPAAKKGCLVYANDLNPDSVKYLRINAKINKVEDCVNTYNMDARNFIAQLMAIPTCETQSVAPFLDSSIELDKVPKNEDLGQINGKVKEVPCNNSISLDAGKVLATSADNVGPSLKTSKGQNLQIKASVSVNTKPWEHVDHVIMNLPASALQFIDSFKGLIRRKFWKGSLPWIHCYCFMRSTETRESILSEAEAALKAKIQDPVFHLVRNVAPYKDMFCLSFKLPEEACIKEDDGDSNSVLFYR
- the LOC141707798 gene encoding tRNA (guanine(37)-N(1))-methyltransferase 2-like isoform X3, translated to MVSFCNFVLDLVKTFSPLNSKSFNERSCVEADSSSWDRSTFIIRNCSHVAHVNIKNELLPYKDLIAKVIYDKNYPRIQTVVNKVGCISNEFRVPKFEVLAGKADLTTEVKQFGATFKLDYGLVYWNSRLEHEHIRLVSQFQAGETICDMFAGIGPFVIPAAKKGCLVYANDLNPDSVKYLRINAKINKVEDCVNTYNMDARNFIAQLMAIPTCETQSVAPFLDSSIELDKVPKNEDLGQINGKVKEVPCNNSISLDAGKVLGMNEETDVTAFKRGSGIYKEATSADNVGPSLKTSKGQNLQIKASVSVNTKPWEHVDHVIMNLPASALQFIDSFKGLIRRKFWKGSLPWIHCYCFMRSTETRESILSEAEAALKAKIQDPVFHLVRNVAPYKDMFCLSFKLPEEACIKEDDGDSNSVLFYR
- the LOC141707798 gene encoding tRNA (guanine(37)-N(1))-methyltransferase 2-like isoform X4, translated to MRLYDPPTSRQNMKYHVLKQILPPGIEAPSSFETVGHVAHVNIKNELLPYKDLIAKVIYDKNYPRIQTVVNKVGCISNEFRVPKFEVLAGKADLTTEVKQFGATFKLDYGLVYWNSRLEHEHIRLVSQFQAGETICDMFAGIGPFVIPAAKKGCLVYANDLNPDSVKYLRINAKINKVEDCVNTYNMDARNFIAQLMAIPTCETQSVAPFLDSSIELDKVPKNEDLGQINGKVKEVPCNNSISLDAGKVLGMNEETDVTAFKRGSGIYKEATSADNVGPSLKTSKGQNLQIKASVSVNTKPWEHVDHVIMNLPASALQFIDSFKGLIRRKFWKGSLPWIHCYCFMRSTETRESILSEAEAALKAKIQDPVFHLVRNVAPYKDMFCLSFKLPEEACIKEDDGDSNSVLFYR